The Rhopalosiphum maidis isolate BTI-1 chromosome 1, ASM367621v3, whole genome shotgun sequence genome has a segment encoding these proteins:
- the LOC113561288 gene encoding programmed cell death protein 2-like isoform X2, whose amino-acid sequence MSKVSRKVLLGFVDEHIVNESCSDDAYTINKIGGLPDTLNQNFSPKCPLCNRQIPLLIQIYAPIINSIYHRTLYIHACVSPGCWNKSQSWICLRRQWIAVDHYKNMQQSTTFIEWCDDADNWGEDPVVEENDNITVKSQDHYNMNIYFEPYYISVAYEESSDTVKEHANNLLQNYQNNQTILEEKNEGYEKSLPAHGDKYFETFASIIRKNPGQILRYCRTEGKPLFLYEDIEPNECTNCQGKLLFELQILPSLITYLKLICGEEHHGSGHLEFGTALIYTCENNCWNEGDTYKYECVIVQEEKLF is encoded by the exons atgtcaaaaGTATCACGAAAAGTCTTATTAGGTTTTGTGGATGAACATATTGTAAATGAAAGCTGTTCTGATGAtgcatatacaataaataaaataggagGATTGCCT gataccctaaatcaaaatttttctcCAAAATGCCCACTATGTAATCGCCAGATACCATTACTCATTCAAATATATGCtcctattataaattctatttatcatagaacattatatatacatgcatgTGTAAGTCCAGGATGTTGGAATAAATCTCAGAG TTGGATATGTTTGAGACGGCAGTGGATCGCAGTAGATCATTATAAGAATATGCAGCAGTCTACGACATTTATAGAATGGTGTGATGATGCGGACAACTGGGGTGAAGATCCAGTAGTTGAAGAGAATGATAACATTACTGTTAAAAGCCAA gatcactataatatgaatatatatttcgaGCCGTATTATATATCAGTAGCTTATGAAGAATCATCAGATACAGTAAAAGAGCATgctaataacttattacaaaactatcaaaataatcaaacaattcTTGAAGAAAAGAATGAAGGCTATGAAAAAAGTTTACCAGCCCAtggtgataaatattttgaaacatttgcatcaattattagaaaaaatccTGGTCAAATCTTAcg gtATTGCCGTACGGAGggtaaaccattatttttatatgaagatATTGAACCAAATGAATGTACCAACTGTcaaggtaaattattatttgagttaCAAATTCTGCCatcattaattacatatttgaaaCTAATATGCGGAGAGGAACATCATGGTAGTGGACATTTAGAATTCGGAACAGCTCTAATATACACttgtgaaaataattgttggaATGAAGGCGATACTTATAAGTATGAATGTGTTATAGTTCAAgaagaaaaactattttaa
- the LOC113561288 gene encoding programmed cell death protein 2-like isoform X1 has product MSKVSRKVLLGFVDEHIVNESCSDDAYTINKIGGLPDTLNQNFSPKCPLCNRQIPLLIQIYAPIINSIYHRTLYIHACVSPGCWNKSQSWICLRRQWIAVDHYKNMQQSTTFIEWCDDADNWGEDPVVEENDNITVKSQVIEICASASAELENSDADDNVVAEPIEIPSTNCLQLLDNRKEIPSDHYNMNIYFEPYYISVAYEESSDTVKEHANNLLQNYQNNQTILEEKNEGYEKSLPAHGDKYFETFASIIRKNPGQILRYCRTEGKPLFLYEDIEPNECTNCQGKLLFELQILPSLITYLKLICGEEHHGSGHLEFGTALIYTCENNCWNEGDTYKYECVIVQEEKLF; this is encoded by the exons atgtcaaaaGTATCACGAAAAGTCTTATTAGGTTTTGTGGATGAACATATTGTAAATGAAAGCTGTTCTGATGAtgcatatacaataaataaaataggagGATTGCCT gataccctaaatcaaaatttttctcCAAAATGCCCACTATGTAATCGCCAGATACCATTACTCATTCAAATATATGCtcctattataaattctatttatcatagaacattatatatacatgcatgTGTAAGTCCAGGATGTTGGAATAAATCTCAGAG TTGGATATGTTTGAGACGGCAGTGGATCGCAGTAGATCATTATAAGAATATGCAGCAGTCTACGACATTTATAGAATGGTGTGATGATGCGGACAACTGGGGTGAAGATCCAGTAGTTGAAGAGAATGATAACATTACTGTTAAAAGCCAAGTAATTGAAATTTGTGCTTCTGCTAGTGCTGAGTTAGAAAATTCTGATGCTGATGATAATGTAGTTGCTGAACCAATTGAAATTCCAAGTACAAATTGTCTTCAATTACTAGATAATAGAAAAGAAATACCTTCA gatcactataatatgaatatatatttcgaGCCGTATTATATATCAGTAGCTTATGAAGAATCATCAGATACAGTAAAAGAGCATgctaataacttattacaaaactatcaaaataatcaaacaattcTTGAAGAAAAGAATGAAGGCTATGAAAAAAGTTTACCAGCCCAtggtgataaatattttgaaacatttgcatcaattattagaaaaaatccTGGTCAAATCTTAcg gtATTGCCGTACGGAGggtaaaccattatttttatatgaagatATTGAACCAAATGAATGTACCAACTGTcaaggtaaattattatttgagttaCAAATTCTGCCatcattaattacatatttgaaaCTAATATGCGGAGAGGAACATCATGGTAGTGGACATTTAGAATTCGGAACAGCTCTAATATACACttgtgaaaataattgttggaATGAAGGCGATACTTATAAGTATGAATGTGTTATAGTTCAAgaagaaaaactattttaa
- the LOC113561287 gene encoding regulator of microtubule dynamics protein 1-like isoform X1: MSTDPHWLKGVIAVAVGIGITVGSVGVVFITRLLEKKEKLLLKQEVDELNIAILDLQAEFKALKKKIIKPGKRLTLSSSTSVTSEASLYTALGTDDEFHDMSSENEESPNSNILNENPDGSLSSEHFSDHYTGPSLLSDDIFDQVDELFEGSDEDKLKAYEILVNLNEERTDDIEVLWRLAKSCQFVSKYYMAAKKNPEKSKSVIDEGLKWAKHALEMYPGNCNAHKWFAICSGARGQLGTTKEKIEGGYVFQNHINEAIKINSRDPTLYYLKGKLEYEVAVLSSFDRRIASWLYGEVPKGTIPEAIELFLKFQRESPIQLKDCHLHLAKCYLAKNEYETAVHWLEQTLQLPVKDSEDKETDSEANQLLKKYIKYKKV; this comes from the exons ATGTCAACAGATCCGCATTGGTTAAAGGGAGTAATAGCTGTTGCAGTTGGCATTGGAATAACGGTTGGTTCAGTTGGGGTGGTTTTTATAACACGACtactagaaaaaaaagaaaaacttttattaaaacaggaagttgatgaattaaatattgcaaTACTTGATCTTCAAGCAGAATTTAAAGcattaaa gaaaaaaattataaaaccagGAAAAAGATTAACCTTATCTAGTAGTACTAGTGTAACAAGTGAAGCTAGTTTGTATACAGCATTAGGAACTGACGACGAATTTCACGACATGTCATCAGAAAACGAAGAATCCCCAAATTCAAACATTCTTAATGAaaa TCCAGATGGTAGTTTGTCTTCAGAACATTTTAGCGACCATTATACTGGACCTTCTTTACTCAgtgatgatatttttgatcaaGTAGATGAATTATTTGAAGGTTCCGATGAAGATAAACTTAAAGCTTATGAAATATTAGTAAACCTTAATGAAGaa CGAACAGATGATATTGAGGTACTTTGGAGGTTAGCAAAATCATGTCaatttgtatcaaaatattatatggcagcaaaaaaaaatccagAAAAGAGCAAATCTGTTATTGATGAAG gttTAAAATGGGCAAAGCATGCTTTGGAAATGTATCCAGGTAATTGCAATGCACACAAATGGTTTGCTATTTGTAGTGGTGCTCGTGGTCAGTTAGGTAcaactaaagaaaaaattgaagGAGGTTACGTATtccaaaatcatataaatgaagcaataaaaataaattctcgtGATccaactttatattatttaaaaggaaAACTTGAATATgaa gttgCTGTCTTGTCATCTTTTGACCGGCGTATAGCCAGTTGGTTATATGGAGAAGTACCTAAAGGTACAATACCAGAggctattgaattatttttaaaatttcaacgtGAATCTCCAATTCAGCTAAAAGACTGTCACCTACATCTTGCCAAGTGTTATCTAGCAAAAAATGAGTATGAAACTGCTGTGCATTGGTTAGAACAAACATTGCAGCTTCCTGTCAAGGATTCTGag gacAAAGAAACAGATAGTGAAGCCAATCAACTTCtcaagaaatatataaaatataaaaaagtttag